One segment of Kwoniella pini CBS 10737 chromosome 9, complete sequence DNA contains the following:
- a CDS encoding polynucleotide kinase 3'-phosphatase: MPGVKRAAEDAELPAKKREFQPSPPTLIHFTHLDPFASASPSSSSSSHSSSKKIPVSFYDLDGTLIKPRLGGQFPKSRDDWMWWHPSVPEKLKAEHEKGRHLIIISNQGDQRDKIRQEWRAKLSLIAAKIPKDVPIRILAALSKTDAYRKPGIGMYEVIERLYKDKGLEIDLENSVFVGDAAGRVAKGSVGKDHGDTDYKFALNVGLKFVTPEEHFLKHPRPKFPEPPIGFLPAKLGSLASLPHIIPSHTPITRSMLEIVLFVGPPASGKSSFFRKHFAPEGYEHINQDLLGTRDRCLRVAEGFLTEGKKVVIDNTNRNKETRAHWIRLSTKLKIPIRLFHFLCPIELAKHNNIYRACYGPANEPPRTLLPMSAFGSYVVAFEKPSIDEGFDEIRGVNFHFEGSEEQRKKWDMYMLEPKR; this comes from the exons ATGCCAGGAGTCAAGAGAGCTGCAGAGGATGCAGAACTCCCAGCCAAGAAGC GCGAATTTCAACCTTCCCCACCTACGCTCATTCACTTTACGCATCTTGACCCTTTCGCTTCGGCCTCTCcgtcctcttcttcctcctctcATTCAAGTAGCAAGAAGATCCCAGTGTCATTTTACGATCTCGATGGAACCCTAATCAAACCTAGATTAGGAGGACAATTCCCGAAAAGTAGAGACGATTGGATGTGGTGGCATCCTAGTGTACCGGAAAAGTTGAAAGCCGAACATGAAAAAGGTCGACATCTAATAATTATTTCAAATCAAGGTGATCAAAGAGATAAGATACGGCAAGAATGGAGAGCGAAATTATCCTTAATTGCAGCAAAG ATTCCGAAAGATGTCCCAATACGAATACTGGCGGCTTTATCAAAAACTGACGCTTATAGGAAACCTGGAATAGGAATGTACGAAGTGATTGAGAGATTATATAAGGATAAAGGTTTAGagattgatcttgaaaattCAGTATTCGTTGGTGATGCAGCTGGTAGAGTTGCGAAAGGTTCAGTAGGCAAAGATCATGGTGATACGGATTACAAATTCGCTTTGAATGTTGGGTTGAAATTTGTTACCCCAGAA GAACATTTCTTAAAACATCCTCGACCTAAATTTCCGGAACCACCAATTGGCTTCTTACCTGCAAAATTGGGCAGTCTTGCATCTC TTCCACACATCATCCCCTCGCATACTCCAATCACTCGTTCGATGCTGGAAATAGTTTTATTCGTAGGTCCACCAGCATCTGGTAaatcatccttctttcgcAAACATTTCGCTCCAGAGGGATACGAGcatataaatcaagatttaCTGGGTACTCGAGATAGGTGTTTGAGAGTTGCAGAAGGATTCTTAACGGAGGGCAAAAAAGTGGTAATTGATAATACCAATAGAAATAAAGAAACTAGAGCTCATTGGATAAGGCTGTCTACGAAATTAAAAATCCCTATCAG attatttcatttcctGTGTCCTATCGAACTTGCGAAACACAACAATATCTATCGTGCATGTTATGGTCCTGCGAACGAACCTCCTCGTACTCTCTTACCAATGTCAGCATTCGGATCGTACGTAGTAGCATTTGAGAAACCgtcaattgatgaaggtttTGACGAGATTAGAGGggtgaattttcattttgaagGAT
- a CDS encoding anthranilate phosphoribosyltransferase, protein MSTEYTPDTFKVLLKKLVQTPDEFTPEDCAQCFRHLCVQGASDAQAGAFLTALTLSGLESSPDIVAACASVLREHAISVKDLIPEVKDQHGHGMWDYRESDKEGDGYTGLVDIVGTGGDGWDTYNVSTTAAVVVAGAGVRVAKHGSKAATSTSGSADLLLSLDCRLAFPVSEVHTFLEHSPFLFLFAPHYHPSLAHIAPIRRSLNFRTIFNVLGPLINPARPQRMLLGVAKKELGDTFAEVLRLLNVERALVVCGKEGLDEISPAGETWTWWLENGKITKSEIHPTKDFGLPLHSLASVRGATPDLNALTFQAIMSNSSAPSHLSSPIDSDSPSLDTIRDYVLLNAAALLHVSGKAKSWKEGVEIARETIESGGAQAAFEGFRDASKKAMGEHVNEMTVEDDGGIAAKNGYVNAWLKEKGRSRANSTKQE, encoded by the exons ATGTCAACCGAATATACTCCAGATACCTTCAAGGTGCTTCTTAAGAAACTTGTTCAAACTCCAGACGAGTTCACACCGGAAGATTGCGCTCAATGTTTTAGGCATTTGTGTGTTCAGGGAGCTAGTGATGCTCAA GCCGGTGCTTTCCTTACTGCTCTCACGCTGTCAGGCTTAGAGTCGTCGCCTGATATAGTGGCGGCGTGTGCTTCTGTACTTCGTGAACATGCAATATCAGTAAAAGACTTGATACCTGAAGTGAAAGATCAGCATGGACATGGAATGTGGGATTACAGGGAATCcgataaagaaggagatggtTATACTGGATTAGTAGATATAGTAGGAACAGGTGGAGATGGATGGGATACATATAATGTATCAACAACAGCggctgttgttgttgctggTGCTGGAGTGAGAGTTGCAAAA CATGGTTCAAAAGCAGCCACTTCAACTTCCGGTTCAGCCgaccttcttctctcttTAGACTGTCGATTGGCTTTTCCCGTTTCAGAAGTTCATACTTTCCTCGAACACTCTCcattccttttccttttcgCACCACATTACCATCCCTCTTTGGCTCACATTGCTCCGATAAGGCGTAGTCTCAATTTCCGAACTATCTTCAATGTACTTGGTCCGCTCATAAATCCCGCCAGACCACAACGAATGTTATTGGGAGTAGCTAAGAAGGAATTAGGAGATACTTTCGCAGAAGTATTGAGATTATTGAACGTTGAAAGAGCTTTGGTAGTATGCggaaaagaaggtttagatgAGATTAGTCCAGCAGGTGAAACTtgg ACATGGTGGTTGgaaaatggtaaaattacaaaaagcGAAATTCACCCAACAAAAGATTTCGGACTTCCCCTTCATTCCCTCGCTTCAGTACGAGGTGCAACTCCCGATTTGAATGCTCTAACATTTCAAGCTATCATGTCTAATTCATCCGCACCATCACATCTTTCCTCACCAATAGATTCTGATTCGCCCTCTCTTGACACCATTCGGGATTATGTCTTGCTCAATGCAGCTGCGTTGTTACACGTTTCCGGAAAAGCGAAATCTTGgaaagaaggtgttgaGATCGCTAGGGAAACTATTGAATCTGGTGGAGCTCAGGCTGCTTTCGAAGGTTTCCGAGATGCAAGTAAGAAAGCTATGGGTGAACATGTTAATGAGATGactgttgaagatgatggtggTATAGCAGCGAAGAATGGGTACGTTAATGCTTGGTTAAAGGAGAAAGGTAGAAGTAGAGCCAATTCCACGAAACAGGAGTAA